Proteins co-encoded in one Chaetodon auriga isolate fChaAug3 chromosome 9, fChaAug3.hap1, whole genome shotgun sequence genomic window:
- the cstf2 gene encoding cleavage stimulation factor subunit 2 isoform X2 yields the protein MANVTAAAAAAAAAAAAAAAAAAASRDPAVDRSLRSVFVGNIPYEATEEQLKDIFSEVGLVVSFRLVYDRETGKPKGYGFCEYQDQETALSAMRNLNGREFSGRALRVDNAASEKNKEELKSLGTGAPIIESPYGDSIQPQEAPESISRAVASLPPEQMFELMKQMKLCVQNSPQEARNMLLQNPQLAYALLQAQVVMRIVDPEIALKMLHRQTSVPPLIPSGQGGGAPPVNPPPAQPSAPVSQPQPVPGMHVNGAPQMMQPPNMGVVPGQMPVPGPGPGPVPVGPPGPGGIPPRGLLGDGPNDPRGGTLLSVTGEVIDPNRGYMGAPPPHQAPPVHMAQMASGPPPDMRGPPMDMRGPAMGEPRNMMGDPRGPPMMEARAPPMETRGRDPRAMDARGPVTAQRVPMAAGMPGPVPHSMGPNAPPPARPGPGISGVPPSGGGFSPGQSQVSTQDQEKAALIMQVLQLTPEQIAMLPPEQRQSILILKEQIQKTAGGAP from the exons ATGGCGAatgtaactgctgctgctgccgccgccgctgctgctgctgccgccgccgctgctgctgctgccgcgaGCAGAGACCCAGCCGTTGACCGTTCATTACGTTCAGTGTTTG TGGGGAACATTCCGTACGAAGCCACTGAAGAACAGCTGAAAGACATCTTTTCTGAAGTCGGACTTGTTGTCAGCTTCAG ATTAGTCTATGACAGGGAAACAGGAAAGCCAAAGGGATATGGCTTCTGTGAATATCAAGACCAGGAGACGGCCCTCAGTGCCATGCGGAACCTCAACGGGAGAGAGTTTAGCGGTCGGGCTCTCCGTGTTGACAACGCCGCcagtgagaaaaacaaggaagagCTCAAAA GCTTAGGAACAGGAGCCCCCATCATCGAGTCTCCTTATGGAGACAGCATCCAGCCACAGGAAGCCCCAGAGTCCATCAGCAGAGCTGTGGCCAGTCTGCCACCTGAGCAGATGTTTGAACTCATGAAACAGATGAAG ctgtgtgtgcagaacaGTCCTCAGGAGGCGAGgaacatgctgctgcagaaccCCCAGCTGGCCTATGCTCTGCTGCAGGCCCAAGTGGTCATGCGGATTGTTGACCCCGAGATAGCCTTG AAAATGCTCCACCGTCAAACTTCGGTTCCGCCTCTGATTCCCAGCGGGCAGGGTGGAGGAGCACCACCAGTCAATCCACCTCCTGCACAGCCCAGCGCGCCAGTGTCTCAGCCGCAGCCTGTG CCTGGAATGCATGTTAATGGAGCCCCTCAAATGATGCAGCCCCCCAACATGGGTGTTGTCCCTGGACAAATGCCTGTACCAGGACCAGGCCCGGGCCCAGTACCAGTAGGACCTCCAG GACCAGGCGGTATCCCCCCCAGAGGCCTGCTGGGAGATGGTCCCAATGACCCCAGAGGGGgaactctgctgtctgtcactggaGAGGTCATAGACCCCAA CCGAGGATACATGGGAGCTCCACCACCCCACCAAGCCCCACCTGTACACATGGCCCAAATGGCAAGCGGACCCCCACCAGATATGAGAGGACCTCCGATGGACATGAGAGGCCCGGCCATGGGTGAACCACGAAACATGATGGGTGACCCCAGAGGGCCCCCGATGATGGAGGCACGGGCACCGCCGATGGAAACCAGAG GTCGTGACCCGAGGGCGATGGACGCTCGCGGCCCAGTGACGGCCCAGAGGGTTCCCATGGCGGCAGGGATGCCAGGCCCCGTTCCTCATAGCATGGGCCCTAACGCTCCTCCACCTGCAAGACCG GGTCCTGGCATCTCTGGTGTTCCTCCATCGGGAGGAGGCTTCAGCCCGGGGCAGAGCCAGGTCTCCACACAGGACCAGGAGAAG GCCGCCCTGATCATGCAGGTCCTGCAGCTGACCCCAGAACAGATCGCCATGTTGCCCC
- the cstf2 gene encoding cleavage stimulation factor subunit 2 isoform X1 codes for MANVTAAAAAAAAAAAAAAAAAAASRDPAVDRSLRSVFVGNIPYEATEEQLKDIFSEVGLVVSFRLVYDRETGKPKGYGFCEYQDQETALSAMRNLNGREFSGRALRVDNAASEKNKEELKSLGTGAPIIESPYGDSIQPQEAPESISRAVASLPPEQMFELMKQMKLCVQNSPQEARNMLLQNPQLAYALLQAQVVMRIVDPEIALKMLHRQTSVPPLIPSGQGGGAPPVNPPPAQPSAPVSQPQPVPGMHVNGAPQMMQPPNMGVVPGQMPVPGPGPGPVPVGPPGNLQHSPTGSSGQAAIERPQGPGGIPPRGLLGDGPNDPRGGTLLSVTGEVIDPNRGYMGAPPPHQAPPVHMAQMASGPPPDMRGPPMDMRGPAMGEPRNMMGDPRGPPMMEARAPPMETRGRDPRAMDARGPVTAQRVPMAAGMPGPVPHSMGPNAPPPARPGPGISGVPPSGGGFSPGQSQVSTQDQEKAALIMQVLQLTPEQIAMLPPEQRQSILILKEQIQKTAGGAP; via the exons ATGGCGAatgtaactgctgctgctgccgccgccgctgctgctgctgccgccgccgctgctgctgctgccgcgaGCAGAGACCCAGCCGTTGACCGTTCATTACGTTCAGTGTTTG TGGGGAACATTCCGTACGAAGCCACTGAAGAACAGCTGAAAGACATCTTTTCTGAAGTCGGACTTGTTGTCAGCTTCAG ATTAGTCTATGACAGGGAAACAGGAAAGCCAAAGGGATATGGCTTCTGTGAATATCAAGACCAGGAGACGGCCCTCAGTGCCATGCGGAACCTCAACGGGAGAGAGTTTAGCGGTCGGGCTCTCCGTGTTGACAACGCCGCcagtgagaaaaacaaggaagagCTCAAAA GCTTAGGAACAGGAGCCCCCATCATCGAGTCTCCTTATGGAGACAGCATCCAGCCACAGGAAGCCCCAGAGTCCATCAGCAGAGCTGTGGCCAGTCTGCCACCTGAGCAGATGTTTGAACTCATGAAACAGATGAAG ctgtgtgtgcagaacaGTCCTCAGGAGGCGAGgaacatgctgctgcagaaccCCCAGCTGGCCTATGCTCTGCTGCAGGCCCAAGTGGTCATGCGGATTGTTGACCCCGAGATAGCCTTG AAAATGCTCCACCGTCAAACTTCGGTTCCGCCTCTGATTCCCAGCGGGCAGGGTGGAGGAGCACCACCAGTCAATCCACCTCCTGCACAGCCCAGCGCGCCAGTGTCTCAGCCGCAGCCTGTG CCTGGAATGCATGTTAATGGAGCCCCTCAAATGATGCAGCCCCCCAACATGGGTGTTGTCCCTGGACAAATGCCTGTACCAGGACCAGGCCCGGGCCCAGTACCAGTAGGACCTCCAG GAAACCTTCAGCATTCTCCCACAGGATCGTCTGGGCAAGCTGCTATCGAGCGGCCTCAAG GACCAGGCGGTATCCCCCCCAGAGGCCTGCTGGGAGATGGTCCCAATGACCCCAGAGGGGgaactctgctgtctgtcactggaGAGGTCATAGACCCCAA CCGAGGATACATGGGAGCTCCACCACCCCACCAAGCCCCACCTGTACACATGGCCCAAATGGCAAGCGGACCCCCACCAGATATGAGAGGACCTCCGATGGACATGAGAGGCCCGGCCATGGGTGAACCACGAAACATGATGGGTGACCCCAGAGGGCCCCCGATGATGGAGGCACGGGCACCGCCGATGGAAACCAGAG GTCGTGACCCGAGGGCGATGGACGCTCGCGGCCCAGTGACGGCCCAGAGGGTTCCCATGGCGGCAGGGATGCCAGGCCCCGTTCCTCATAGCATGGGCCCTAACGCTCCTCCACCTGCAAGACCG GGTCCTGGCATCTCTGGTGTTCCTCCATCGGGAGGAGGCTTCAGCCCGGGGCAGAGCCAGGTCTCCACACAGGACCAGGAGAAG GCCGCCCTGATCATGCAGGTCCTGCAGCTGACCCCAGAACAGATCGCCATGTTGCCCC